In Leptospira barantonii, the DNA window TGCATATTCCGATTCGAGGGATCAAAGTTGAATCGTAAGGGAAACACGGACGTTCTGATCCAAAAGAATTTTTTCCCGTTTGCGAATCTCCACTTTCAATGGTAGAACATATTTCGGAGAATCTTTTTCAGGAAAGATCGATGTATTCCAACTCGTTTCACCGATTTGAGCTAAAACGGGAATCATTCCCCAAGATCCTTTCGATTGTTCCGCAAACAGTTTTATCTTTTTGGAAACGTTCAACGGCAAGGTTAAAAAATGCCAACCGCCTTTACCCGGATAAATCCAAACCTTTGCTTTAAATTCAATTTTAAAAGAATTCGGATTCATTCTTTCTTTATGCTCGATTCTAAGTTTTTATGCGCGTTGATAAGCTTAGAATTTTTGAATATTCTATTCTCTCTTGAAACTTTGTAGAAGTTTTTCCACGGCTTCTTCGTGCGTTCTTCCCTTAACCAAACTTTCGGAAATATGAAACAAAAACGAATCGGGAAGTTTATCTCCGGAGGAAATGAAAAAACCGGTCTTAGCATATCTCGGTCTTAGATTGTCGTAATAGGTCCAAAAAACCCCGTCCATTCTCTTTTCGAAATTCTCTTCTCCGAGTTCGTGAACCTCAACCATCTCACCTTGATTGATCGCAAGATCCAAATACTTTCCGAACTCGGGTTTGATCTTATCGATTTCCAAAAAGGGTTCTGGGAAATAAAATATTCTAACCGAAGGATAACGATTCGGATCGGTTTCACTCGAGGAGATAATTCCCGCGATCTGTCCGGTTCCGGTTTGATCCTTCAAGGTTAAATTTTTCGGATTGTGAAAGTAAAAATCTTCGGGCAAGGTGAGTTGGATTTGAATATCCGCATTCTTCAAAACTCTCGATTCGGAATCGTAACTCCAGTTGGTGAGTTCTTTTTGTTCCCATGTCGGTTTAAAAAGAATGTAAGATGTCAATATTTCGGCTTGTTGAAGCGCCTTGAAACTTAAAAGCCCCCCGGTTAAAACCATCAACCCGAGTAACGCGATTCTATAGAAGACGCTGCTTTCGAGAAATCGCAAGACAAGTCCGATCGCACAATAAACGGAGATAAAAATAATGCCGGAACGATTGGAATAAAAATCGGTAAAAATGAGCAGAGATAAACACGATGCAAAGACGATCGCTTCCACGATCGGGTTTAAGAAAACTCGAACTGCGTCATACGTACTTGTCGAATCGGGACCGATCTTGTATCTTTTAACGGATTCTTCCTTAAGAAGTTTTCCGAACGCAAACGAGATCAAAAAGAAAAAGCCGCTCGCGACGAGATAAGCTCCCGAAACCAAAAGCAGTATAAAAAATATCGGGAGATGATTTTCATGAAGAATGAGAAATGAAATTCCGATGATCGAGTAAATCAGATAGAGCTTTCTCAAAAAGGAAAGTTCTTGCAGTTTCACAAGGAAAGATTGGAGTTTCTTCCAGCCAGGAATTTTTTGGAGCCATTTCATGAGTCAGATTACCGGTTTTTTTTCAGATCTGAAAACGAGTTTTGACAGCCTATCCCAGTCCATCCAATCATTTCTTGATACGATCGGGGTAATTACATCTTTTTTAAAGATTCTTTTTTCCATCGTACCTTTGGACCTCTTTTTGGTTCTGATCTTTTCTTTGCTTATCGTTTATCTTTTTAATACGATTTCCCCGAGCACGAGTCGATCGAATTACACTCTTGCCGTTTTGATCGTTTCGACTTTGAGGGCATTCTTTCATAATGCGGTTTCACAAACTTGGAATCTCGGTCCTATTTTATTGACGGCCTCGTATCTTTTGATTCCCGCATATTCGATATTCTTGATTCGTTGGTGTTTTTCCTTTTTGAAAACGATGTATCAAAGAAGAAACGCGCTCAATCCCAAAGATTTTGAAAGCGGTTTGAACAAGGTTCAAAAATCTTTTCACGATTTAATGGCAAAATCGTACGGAGAATTGGCATCTTCAGATTCGAAAAAACTCTTAGATCGAAGTCTATTGAAGGAACAAGTAGAGGAATTGGAAAGAAGCTTACAGGGTTTAAAAACTCTCATCGATTCTAAAAAAGAATGAAGTCACCCGTTTTCGGAAATTAAAAAGACAATCGAAATTTTAACGAAGCGGTTTGTCGGAAGAATCAATTCTCCTCAAAAAATCGGCTTGTAAACCGAAGTCGAATCGATCATTCGACCGGTTTGAATAAATCTTTTACTGCGTCTTTCGCTTTCGATTGATTGAAGTCTTCCCGATCGATCAGGATCAAATCCAGACCTTCTTTTTCAAGACGATTGAGAATTTTTGCAATCTCAGCCGTAGATTTGGAATTGGTCGCCAAGTAACGAAACTTCGTTTTGCATTCGGGACAATCTTTGTCTTTCGTATAATTCAAACCAAGATGTTTACAGTTACCGCAAGTTCCGTACAAATCGTCGATCAACATCAGTTGAGAAGATATTTCGGAGACGCTTAACTTTGTCCAAACTCGAATGTATTTTTTATCGTCCGTTTGCATTTACCATTTGGATATTTTGAAATTTCTCTTAGTCAAGACAAAACTTAACGGCTTGATCGATAATATCGCAGGCTTCGTTCATTTCTTCGACACGAATTACAAGAGGAGGCGCGAATCGAATCGTATGATGGTGTGTGGTTTTCGCAAGAACGCCTAAGTTTAGAAGTTTTTTACAAACATCCTTTGCGACGGACTTTCCGTTTTTTTCCTTAAATTGAATCGCATTCAATAAACCTTTTCCTCGAACATCCTGTATGTCTTCGTATTTCGATTTTAGATGATTCATTCTTTTTCGAAAGATCTCTCCCATTTCGTTCGAGTTCTCGGTCATCTTTTCTTCCACTAACACCTGCAATGCGCTTTTGGCTACGGCGCAGGCCAAAGGATTTCCTCCGTACGTAGAGCCGTGTTCTCCGGGACGAATCGTTAACATAATTTCGCTACTGGATAAAACTGCAGACACGGGAAGGATTCCTCCCGAAAGAGCTTTTCCTAAAACGAGGATATCGGGCTTAACGGATTCATAATCGCCCGCGAGAAGTTTTCCGGTTCTTCCAAGACCGGTTTGCACTTCGTCGAGAATCAAAAGCACGTTCGCTTCCGAACAAAGTCTTTTACATTCCGCGAGATAACCTTCGCTCGGAACGATCACTCCCGCTTCTCCTTGAATCGGCTCGACCATAAAGCCGGCGACATTCTTATCTTGCAGAGAATTTTTCAACGCCTCAAGATCGTTAAACGGAATGATTTCGAATCCGGGAACAAAGGGACCGAATTCTCTTTTACTCAAAGGATCCGTGGATGCGGAAATCGCTCCGATACTTCTTCCCCAAAAATTGCCGGATGCAAAAACGATCTTGGCTTGGTTTTCCGGAATTCCTTTAACCTTGTATCCCCACTTTCTACAAAGTTTAACCGCGGTCTCTGCGGCCTCCACGCCGGTATTCATGGGAAGAATTCTCTGATAACCGAGTAACTTTGTGATGTATTCCTCGTATTCTCCAAGTTGAGAATTATAAAACGCTCTTGAAGTTAACGTCAACTTCCGTGATTGTTCGATCAAGGTCTGTATAAGTTTCGGATGACAATGCCCTTGATTGACCGCGGAATACGCCGATAAAAAATCGAAGTAACGTTTTCCTTCCACATCGTATAAATAAATTCTTTCGCCTTTGTCTAAAACGACTGGCAAGGGTTCGTAATTCGAAGCTCCGAACGTATTTTCCAATTGAATGTAATATGACGAATCTTTAACGAGCGACATACTTCCTATTGAAGAACAAGTTTCGATCGACACAAGGAAATTTTTTTACTCCAATCAAAACCGGATTTTTTTCTTATGAAAATTCGATCTCAGTTCTTTTACCTTGACTTTTGGTTTTTCAGATTCAAAGTTTTCGGAAGTTTTAAGACAACTCAGGACCGAACAATGAAAACATTATCGATGAGAACTTATCTGATTCTTTGCATTACATTTATTACAATTGGCAACTGTCTTTACACGAATGTAAAAACTCCGGGTTGGTTCTACTCGCAAAGTTACACGGACGTTCGAGGAATGGAACCGGTTGGAAAACTCAGCGGCCAAGCTTGCGGGGAAGGTTGGCTTTGGCTGGTTTATACGGGTGACGAAAGTTACGAAGCCGCGGTGCAAAACGCGATTCAAGACAAGGCCGATCTTCTTTTCGACGTTCAGACCGATTATTACGTTAAATCGATATTCTTTAACCTTTACTTTTATAAATGCACGAGGGTGACCGGAATCGGAGTGAAACTACCTCATCGATTGATGAAAAAAGACTGAGAATATTATGAATTCATGGATTCGGTTCTCCGTCTTAGCATTTTTAAGCGCGGTTCTATTTTTGAATTGCGCCTTGCCGATCGGTAATCGTAGAACTCTTGTTAAACGAAACCCGATGCCGTATCCGACGGACGCGATTTTATCTCCTGAAAATCGGGTTTCCATCGCAGGAACTTATTTCAGAGATCCTTCGATTCATTACGGGAATGCGTCCACACGTTTGCGTTTATTCGGATTCGACGGTTTTATACATTCGACCTCCTCGCTTCCGCACAAGGACATGTTCCACGGTTCTTTGGACGATTGGGATTGGTCCAATCATAGAATCATACGTTTTGAAGGAGAAAGTCAAGGGTGCCAAAGGGGAGTAACGTTGATTCTTCCCTTAAGACAGGGAGACAAAGAATCCTTGGTTCCCGTGTCCTTCGTTTTCGGAAAGACGAGTTTTTATGACGAACTGAAACTGGAAATGGAAAAGAATAAGATCAAAGCTCTTTTCGATTCGAGATTGGACATTGAACAAACCGCGTTCTTATTTTGGTTGGTTCAGAAAAGATGCATTCGATTCAAAAGTTATGCTATTCAGGAATTTTGAATAAATTTCACTCGAGTTATGACGGGAAAACAAAAAACGATTCTCATCCTTTCTTCCTTATCCGGGTTTCTCGGAGTTGCCTTGGGCGCGTTCGGAGCGCACGCTTTGAAAACGATTATCACCCCGGATTTACTCGCCGTATTTGAAACCGGAAATCGTTATCACTTGATTCACAGCATTCTTCCTTTGATTTTGGCCATCACAGGTTTCGTAAATCGAAGCAAGGCGGCGTGGATTTCTTCGATTTTATTCCTTGCAGGAATTCTAATATTCTCCGGTTCTTTATACGTTTTGGCGATCACCGGAATTAGAATTTTAGGAGCGATTACTCCGATCGGCGGCGTTTCCTTTTTAGTTGCCTGGGCCTTATTAGGTTTTTCCGCGATCGGGTCAAAGAACGACTAACGCTGTGTTCCGAAGTAGAATTTTCCTTTTTTCTCGATCAACTTTCTGGTAATTAAACCCTCGGCGATGATCAACAAACCCTGAACCGCGGATTCTTTTTTGGAAGTTTCCGTGTCCTTTTGTTCCGCCATAAGTTGATGAACGTATTCTCTTCTTTTTCCTTCCAGAACTCCGAGCATGGAGCCGCAAACTTTACTATCACCGATCAAAAAAGCCAAGGCTAAGGTTTGCGGAGGAGTTTCGTTGCAAAGATAATAAAGCGCTAAGTTGTCGAAGTATGAAATTTCCTCGAAAGATTTTACTGTAAGTTCTTCTTTTTCATCCATGATTGATCGATTCCAATTCGATAAGTTTTTTTTCGAGGTATTGAACCAAGTGGGAAGAATCCGGATCGGAACCCGTAGCGGTCCGAATCAAATTCTCCGCAGAATAGAATTTTCCCTTCCAATGGACATTTTTTCTAAGCCAATTCAGAAGAGAAGAAAAGTCCTTTCTATCCTTTACTTCGGATTGAAAATTCGGATTTTCTTTGGAGAAAGATTGAAAGAGTTGAGCCGAATAAATATTTCCTAACGTATAAGTCGGAAAGTAACCAAAAGCACCGCCGCTCCAATGAACATCCTGCAACACCCCTTCTCGATCGGAAGGAACTTTTATGCCGAACATTTCCTTCATCTTTGTATTCCAGATTTCGGGAAGTTCCGAAACGCCGATTTTGCCGTTGATCAAATCTCTTTCGATTTCAAATCGAAGAATGATATGAAGATTATAAGTGATTTGATCCGCCTCCACTCGAATCAAGGACGGAGAGGATTGGTTGATATACGCGAAAAGTTTGGAAAAGCTAAGTTCGGATTCTTTTATATTCAGAGTTTCTAATAAGCTTGGGTAATACATTTCCCAGAATTCTCTGGATCTGCCGACTTGATTCTCCCAAAGCCTGCTTTGTGACTCGTGAACGCCTAAAGAAACGGAATCGTGTAAAGGCGAAGGACCGCCTTCAATTTCGGAAATTCCCGCTTCATAAAGAGAATGTCCTGTTTCATGCAAAATACTGAATATAGACGAAAGCGGATCTTTCAAATCGTACCGCGTGGTAATTCTCTTATCCTTACTTCCGAGCGAGGTCGAAAAAGGATGTTCGCTTGCATCCAAACGGGAAAGCTTTTGAGACAATCCTAAAATACCGGGAAGAGCCTCTCCCAGTTTATTTTGAAGAAAGATTGGAATTTCCCGCGGAAACGGATTTGTTACGTTCTTCCCTCTTGCAACCAAAGGTTTTAAAGAATTCTTCAAATTGAAAAATAACTTTTCCAAATTTTTTGCTCGTTCGCCGGGTTCATAACCTTCGAGCAACGCGTCATATGCTTCAGTTTGATAACCGTAGCACTCGGTTTGTTTTTTACAGAGTTCTACGATCTTGGTAAGAATCGGAGCAAAGTCCGAAAAACGATTCTCCTTTCTCGCTTTTGCCCAAACCGCGTGCGCCTTACTTGTGGTAACGGAAAATTCTTCCACAAGTTCTTGAGAAAGACGACGGGAACGATCCAAGTCTAGAAACAATCTTTCAAACTCGACTTTTCTTTCGGCTTGTCCGGGAAGATTTTTTTGTTCGTTCTCTTCTCTCGCTTTCTGAGCAAGCTTATAAAAACTTTCTCCGGCGTATTTGGAATGAATCAAACCTGATAGAAGTCCGATCTGCGAACCTCGTTCCGACCTTCCTTCTTCGGGCAAAGTGATTTCGGAATCCCAATGAAGAACGCTGAGAATATTTCTTAGCGTAGATATCTCTTGATAAGCGACTCTGTATTCCGCGAATGATTTTAGTTCGTTCCGAATTGAATCGGAAAAAAGGTTCTCATACTCTTTCATCTCATTGGATAGTAAAAAATCTTCTTTTAGATTGACAAGTACCCTAACCCTAAAAAAATGATTTTTGCACGATTCGCGGGCATGGTGTAATGGCT includes these proteins:
- a CDS encoding DUF423 domain-containing protein, which translates into the protein MTGKQKTILILSSLSGFLGVALGAFGAHALKTIITPDLLAVFETGNRYHLIHSILPLILAITGFVNRSKAAWISSILFLAGILIFSGSLYVLAITGIRILGAITPIGGVSFLVAWALLGFSAIGSKND
- a CDS encoding DUF1905 domain-containing protein, giving the protein MNPNSFKIEFKAKVWIYPGKGGWHFLTLPLNVSKKIKLFAEQSKGSWGMIPVLAQIGETSWNTSIFPEKDSPKYVLPLKVEIRKREKILLDQNVRVSLTIQL
- a CDS encoding carboxypeptidase M32; this translates as MKEYENLFSDSIRNELKSFAEYRVAYQEISTLRNILSVLHWDSEITLPEEGRSERGSQIGLLSGLIHSKYAGESFYKLAQKAREENEQKNLPGQAERKVEFERLFLDLDRSRRLSQELVEEFSVTTSKAHAVWAKARKENRFSDFAPILTKIVELCKKQTECYGYQTEAYDALLEGYEPGERAKNLEKLFFNLKNSLKPLVARGKNVTNPFPREIPIFLQNKLGEALPGILGLSQKLSRLDASEHPFSTSLGSKDKRITTRYDLKDPLSSIFSILHETGHSLYEAGISEIEGGPSPLHDSVSLGVHESQSRLWENQVGRSREFWEMYYPSLLETLNIKESELSFSKLFAYINQSSPSLIRVEADQITYNLHIILRFEIERDLINGKIGVSELPEIWNTKMKEMFGIKVPSDREGVLQDVHWSGGAFGYFPTYTLGNIYSAQLFQSFSKENPNFQSEVKDRKDFSSLLNWLRKNVHWKGKFYSAENLIRTATGSDPDSSHLVQYLEKKLIELESINHG
- the rocD gene encoding ornithine--oxo-acid transaminase, yielding MSLVKDSSYYIQLENTFGASNYEPLPVVLDKGERIYLYDVEGKRYFDFLSAYSAVNQGHCHPKLIQTLIEQSRKLTLTSRAFYNSQLGEYEEYITKLLGYQRILPMNTGVEAAETAVKLCRKWGYKVKGIPENQAKIVFASGNFWGRSIGAISASTDPLSKREFGPFVPGFEIIPFNDLEALKNSLQDKNVAGFMVEPIQGEAGVIVPSEGYLAECKRLCSEANVLLILDEVQTGLGRTGKLLAGDYESVKPDILVLGKALSGGILPVSAVLSSSEIMLTIRPGEHGSTYGGNPLACAVAKSALQVLVEEKMTENSNEMGEIFRKRMNHLKSKYEDIQDVRGKGLLNAIQFKEKNGKSVAKDVCKKLLNLGVLAKTTHHHTIRFAPPLVIRVEEMNEACDIIDQAVKFCLD
- a CDS encoding TRL-like family protein, whose translation is MKTLSMRTYLILCITFITIGNCLYTNVKTPGWFYSQSYTDVRGMEPVGKLSGQACGEGWLWLVYTGDESYEAAVQNAIQDKADLLFDVQTDYYVKSIFFNLYFYKCTRVTGIGVKLPHRLMKKD